GTGCAGCACGGGTGCGCCCCGCGCAGCGCCACGAAGTTGGGTTTGATGAGCAGCCGGGAGCCGGCGATGTCCGGGAGCACGTTGTCGAGCAGTTCCGGGATCATGCCTGCGGCATGGGCGTAGTCCGGCGTCTGCCTCAGGAAGACTTCAATCACCAAAGAACCGGTCCAGAGCCTTGGTGACGACGCGGACGTGGGCTTTTTCCTGCTCGGCGAGCATGAGGTAGGTCCGGACCGCTTCGCTGTCGCGGTCACGTTTGGCCAGACCCCGGTAGAGATCGTAGGCGTAGTACTCGATTTCGCAGGCCAGTTCCAGAAGTCGCAGCATTCGGTCTTCGGGATCCGTGCCCAGACGGGCCATCCAGGCCGAAATGGGCTTGCCGCCCTCCATGATCCGGCCGTCCAGGCGCTCGAACGTTTCCTCGAAGCCGTCGGTGATGGGTGTGGGGCTGTTTTTCTTCCAGTAGGTGAAGACGGCGCGGGCGTGGACCTCTTCCATGCCGCCAAGATCCTTGATCATGTCGCCGAGTTCCTTCCCCTTGTATTCCTGGGCGAGCTCGTTGTAGAAAAGCCAGGCTCCCTTTTCCATGTTCATGGCCCGGTAGAGGGTCTGGCTCAAGGCCATGTCCCGGGGGAAGAGCTCCAGATGCGGGATGTCTTTCAGGGCCTTGCCCTCCCAGCCGGCGATTCCGCCGACCAGATTGTAGAGCGCGCCCTGCCTTGGTCCGGCGTCCTTGATCAGGGCGGCGGCCACGGAGGATCTGCCGCCGGTGCGGCAGTAGAGGATCAGGTTTTTTTCCCCGTCCAGCTCCGTCATGCGGTTTTCGATCTCCGGCAGCGGGATGAGCTGGGCGCCTGGAATGTGGCTCTGGGCGAATTCTCCAGGCTGTCGGACATCGATCAGCAGATAGTCGCGCTCCCTGGTCTTGTTCTTGAGTTCTTCGAGTTCATCTGGAAAAATATCAATAACTTGTCTGCTCATCACCCTGCCTCTTTGTGTGCCTCGGTTGGCGTTAACCCTTCCTGTACGGCAAAGACATTCATAAATCCAGACCCCCTGGCCGGGCATGACCGGCAAGGGTCCGGCGACGGTCGCACACCCCGTTCCGCGTGGCAAGGGGCGCTGAAATTGCCATTTGATTTTGTCATCATCCAAGGTACATAAGCCGAGTTTTGGCGCGCATGCCCTCATTTCTTTTTTTTGGAGCAGAACATGATCATTCCAGTCATTCTTGCCGGCGGCTCCGGCACCAGGCTTTGGCCCCTATCGCGAAAACTGTACCCCAAGCAGCTGCTGCCGCTCATCGACGACCGGACCCTGGTCCAGAACACGCTGCTGCGCTTGCAGGGACTGGACGAGGTCGCACGGCCCATCATCATATGCAACGAAGAGCATCGCTTCATCATCGCCGAGCAGATGCGGGCCCTTGGCGTGTCGCCGGCGGCGATCATCCTTGAGCCCGTCGGCAGGAACACCGCCCCGGCCGTGGCCATCGCGGCCATGAAGGCCCTGGAGACCGACCCTGAGGCCGTGCTCCTCGTGCTTCCGGCGGATCACCTCATCGGAGAACCGGAGCGGTTTCACGAGGCCGTGCGCCAAGCCGCCGTGCATGCCGAAGCGGACCATCTGGTCACCTTCGGCATCGTCCCTTCGGCCCCGGAGACCGGGTACGGCTACATCCTCCAGGGACCGGCGCTTCCGGACTCCTCGGCCCGCGCCATCGAGCGTTTCGTGGAAAAGCCCGACCTGCCTACGGCGGAGAGCTATGTCGCCTCTGGGCAATATTTCTGGAATTCCGGCATGTTCGTGTTCCGCGCAAAGGCCGTGCTGTCCGAACTGGACCGCTTCGCACCGGCCATCGTGGAGTCCTGCCGCAAGGCTCTTGAGCTTGCCGGACAGGACCTGGACTTTCTGCGGCTGGACCGGGACGCCTTTGCCGCCTGTCCCGAGGATTCCGTGGATTACGCGGTCATGGAGCAGACGGACCGGGGGGTAATGGTCCCCCTGTCCTGCGGCTGGAACGATCTGGGTTCCTGGGACGCGCTGTGGCAGGCCGGGAGCAAGGACGAGAGCGGCAACGTGAGCAAGGGGGACGTGGTTCTCTGCGACGTCCATGACTCCTATCTGCACGCCGAGACACGCCTTCTGGCCGCCGTGGGCCTTGAGAACCACATCGTGGTCGAGACCTCCGACGCGGTCCTCATTTCGCCGCGTGACCGGGTGCAGGAAGTCAAGAAGATCGTGGACAAGCTCAAGGCCGAGAATCGCATCGAGGCCGTCTCCCACAAGAAGGTCTTCAGGCCCTGGGGGCATTACGAGTCCATCGGCGATGGCGTGCGTTATCAGGTCAAGCGCATCGTGGTCGCGCCGGGGCAGGTTTTGTCCCTGCAGAAGCATTTTCATCGCGCCGAGCACTGGGTGGTGGTCCAGGGCACGGCGCTGGTTACCCGGGACAGCGAGGAGATCCTGCTGCGCGAGAACGAGTCCGTATACCTGCCTCTTGGAGTGGTGCACCGCATGGCCAACCCCGGCAAGATTCCGCTTGAACTGATCGAGGTGCAGGTCGGGAGCTACCTTGGCGAGGACGATATCGTCCGCTTCGAGGA
Above is a genomic segment from Desulfomicrobium macestii containing:
- a CDS encoding rhodanese-like domain-containing protein encodes the protein MSRQVIDIFPDELEELKNKTRERDYLLIDVRQPGEFAQSHIPGAQLIPLPEIENRMTELDGEKNLILYCRTGGRSSVAAALIKDAGPRQGALYNLVGGIAGWEGKALKDIPHLELFPRDMALSQTLYRAMNMEKGAWLFYNELAQEYKGKELGDMIKDLGGMEEVHARAVFTYWKKNSPTPITDGFEETFERLDGRIMEGGKPISAWMARLGTDPEDRMLRLLELACEIEYYAYDLYRGLAKRDRDSEAVRTYLMLAEQEKAHVRVVTKALDRFFGD
- a CDS encoding mannose-1-phosphate guanylyltransferase/mannose-6-phosphate isomerase; the protein is MIIPVILAGGSGTRLWPLSRKLYPKQLLPLIDDRTLVQNTLLRLQGLDEVARPIIICNEEHRFIIAEQMRALGVSPAAIILEPVGRNTAPAVAIAAMKALETDPEAVLLVLPADHLIGEPERFHEAVRQAAVHAEADHLVTFGIVPSAPETGYGYILQGPALPDSSARAIERFVEKPDLPTAESYVASGQYFWNSGMFVFRAKAVLSELDRFAPAIVESCRKALELAGQDLDFLRLDRDAFAACPEDSVDYAVMEQTDRGVMVPLSCGWNDLGSWDALWQAGSKDESGNVSKGDVVLCDVHDSYLHAETRLLAAVGLENHIVVETSDAVLISPRDRVQEVKKIVDKLKAENRIEAVSHKKVFRPWGHYESIGDGVRYQVKRIVVAPGQVLSLQKHFHRAEHWVVVQGTALVTRDSEEILLRENESVYLPLGVVHRMANPGKIPLELIEVQVGSYLGEDDIVRFEDVYGR